GTCCAGCTGCCATGGCAGCATGAAATGCATATGCTTGTAGTCAGATCTCCAAGTCTGCAGTGCCAGTAACTGCTGGAGTTGTACAGGGCCTTTTCTGTGTGCATTGATGTCTCACAAAGAAAATCGGTCTTAGGACTTAATAAAGTGATTCTGCTGGGAGTAAATGTGTTGGAACTAGCAACCTTCTATCACAAGGGGGAGTCAATGAACTTGCTCAGTAAACTTGGGTGCAGCTACTTGGACATTTTTGCCAGAAAGCTCTATTTGCGTCAGCTCAACTTTGGAAATCTTCAGTCTCAGAAcatgtccttttcttttcttttaaggtCTCTCTGGAAGTTAGATTTGTGCACTGTAGTCCTGCCTCAGATAGAAAAACTACTCCAAAGTAAATATGAAAGGTGAGGCCACGAGAACATGATGTGCTTGTTGGGGAAGGTGTGGATGTTCGTAAGAGAGCTCTGCTAAGCATTTTGTAGCTGAAAGAAAATCCTGGAAAGTCATAGTAGACACAGTATTATGCTGATACCACACCTGGAAAAGAGCAGTGGAGTTGCCAAGTGAGTGTGGGAAAAGATATGTAGTATAGTGGGAAAGTATATGGAGGCAGGAAGTCCTCAGTAAGAACAGGATGTTGAGATTTGATGTAGGTGTGTTGGTCTGAAGGCAGGTATGACAGCCAGGAGGGGTCAAACAGGTGTAGACCAAGTGTGCTCTGTGCGTTGATGATTAAACTGTTGACTTGGGACAAAGGGAATGAAGTCTAGCAACAGTCCTGGGGTTGCTTAGAAGACTTCTTTGAATCTGATCATTAGGTGGGAAGAAAATGCAGCATCTCGCTTAAGATGGGGTTTTCTGTCCTTCTTTCCTACTAGGAGAGAGGATCCTTCCAGGTGCCCTCAGCAGGACACCTCTGCTCTTGAGCAGAAAAGTCTCACTTAGCAGTGTATATGCCAGGACATTTTAAAAGGGCTCACTTTGTCAGTCTCAACTTGAACCAAGACTGTGTTGGCACTCGTTTGGTACTTGTCTCCTTGCCTGGTTACAGGTGGTGAAGGGGAGTTGTTTGAGTACATTATCCCCAGTGACTGGATGTGTGtgagggctggctgctgggaggaaaggaaTGGAATTCAAGTGGGACTTGAttctctgtttgctttccagTTACGTGCAGACTGGCTGCACCTCCTTGAAACTCATTCTCCAGAGATTCCTGCCATTGATCACAGACATGCTTGCTGCACCACCTTCGGTCGGCGTAGACATCACCAGAGAGGAAAGGTGAGGCACTTACCCACCTCTACTTGCTTCCTTTCAAACCAGCCTTTCTCTTGGTGAGTCTTGCTCCTTTCCATCAAGGTTTTGATACTAGACTGGGCATGCCTTCCCTTTTGTCTGCAAATACCAAACCCTCCTGCTCTGAGGAAAGGGCcaaggactgttttttgtttttttttttttttttccccctctctctctgtgtATTGAGTCATACCTAACCAAAGTGCAAATATGTCAGAAGTAAAGCCAGCTGGTGGCTGCACCCTTCACCTCACAAGGCACATGAGCTGTCAGCCAGACCTTGGATTTCCAGTTCATTCATAGGATAGCTCTGCTCTGAGAACTGGCTCTCCAGAAACAgcacctccttcctccccagtcTTTACCGCCAAAGGGGAAAACAGGAGTGAAAGAGCCCTTGTGTGAATGCCATTCTCCTGCATCATCAGGATGTGGGCTGAAGAcaagctgcttctgcagagtCATGCTCCTGTTTCAACCAGGCCACTTGCAGGGCTTGCATTTTCTCTCCTGCTTGGGCTGAATCTTAGGCGCTTCAGGAGCAAGCACATCTATGTAGCTGAGCATTCATGCTGTGTCTGTTGTTTTCACAGGCTCCATAAATGCAAGCTGTGCTACAAGCAGCTGAAGAACATCAGCAACATTGTCAAAAACAAGTCTGGGCTCAGTGGCCGCCATGGTAGTGCCTTCCGGGAACTGCATCTCCTCATGGCTGTCCTGGAGTGACAGCTGCCACCTCCTCATCTGCAAACACGTGGCCAAAATCCCCTCTGCTCTTGGTCTGACTGGATTTCACCTCTCTGTGTGTTCATCCTTCCACCACAGCACAGTAGGGAACAGGAATCTTGCTGGCTGGCCACCTGTCCAGCACCAGTACCTAATGGGCTAGGTATAAGACCTGAGTGGAGAGGTGCCTGTGCGGTGCAAGGGGACCAGGCTGGCTGAGGATTCTGCAAAAAATCCCTGTAGGGAAGCAgcttcatttcagctttttacCTCAGCATCAAGCTCTGAGTTGCTCTGTCTCTGCGTGCTGGCCTTACTCTGGCTGGAGGGCTCCAAACCTGCTTGTCACCTTTCCTTCACGCATGTGTGCTGTTGGTTCTTGACACTCGGCTCTGATGGCCCAggcctgctctctgcagcatgctgaggactgcagcttttgtcCCCCAAAAGCCTGCTGTGGTGTGGAGCACCCTTTCCCTACAGAAAGGACTTGACCTCTTCTGCTGGCACATGGGACCAGCCTTGTTGGCTTGCTTCAAAAAAATGTGAGCCAGGACACTGTGCCACCACACCTGGTATAGTCTCGAGGGCCTGTTTTGAGAGGAAGTTGTCTCATAACTTGACAATCCCTGCTGGTAACCCTGCCCCACAGAAGATTAGTATCTTCAGACTGTTGCTGGGAAATGAGGTCTACCTGGATCTGTCGACCTATATGACTTCAATAGGACTTGCCGTACATGTTTGCCTTTGGGGGTAAGGGTGGAAGAATGGAGGGACGTGGACTAATGTCTCTCTACATCCACTGGAGCACTCTTAGGATTGTGGTtttattgttctgttttgtcATCCTGTCTGTCCctgttttcccctcctcccccagtccAATAAATGGCTGTCAAAACCCTTCTgtccctctttcttctttcctttgggGAAAGAGGCTCCTGTTGGTGcctcccctgctcctcccagtCTGTCTCCTGTTTTATACACTGGAGCCTGTTGTCTAGGAAACTGTAACttataatgaattttaataataaaagatttGTAACTTTTCTTAAGTTGTGTCAAATGTCTCAGTCTCTTTAAGTGCTGTTCACTTTGGCATGGCTTCTGGCTGGGAGCGGATAGGGAAAGCGGGGCTTTGTGTTCTGTGTGCCTAGCAGGGCTCTAGAACTCACCTAGAAGGGTGAGTTTTCTCACCCTTCCTGTTGGGAGGCTGTGTTGAGTAAGTGGATACTGTGAGTAAGTGTTCACGCTCACCAGGTGTCTACCTGAAATGCTGTGGGAGGCTTTGCTCTGCTGGGTAGGTCCCAGCCCTAAGAGCAACATCAGCATTTGTGGATTGTCTTTCTCCCGGGCCTGATGAAGATCTCCTCCCcacctgctttccagcaggttgCAGGGTAGTAGTGCACAGGTTAGGTGCTGCCTCCAAGCTTGTATGGCactttgtgctttttctgtgaagctattAAGCCAGGTGCTAGTGTTTGAGGGAGGAGACCCGCTTCCAGGTGTATATATAGGAGCCAGCAGTAAAGCTGATAGTTCATCCATCCAACCATGGTCAAGTTTTAAGAAGACTGAAGGGCCTGACCAGCAGTTAAATACTAAATCTCTCACTAACTAAAGGAGGCTGAtagcagcaattttttttttttatttttttagccttGCTGCCAGGCTTGAGCTGTTCCTGTCTGCCCTAAAACaggtggaagaggagggagTTAATGGGTTTTTCCAGCAGAGCACcaaaggagatgctgcaggaCTAGGGAGGGAGCAAGTGCACTCACAGACCAAGGCTCAAACACCTTCAAGGGAAATAACAGCAGCACAAGAGGACTGGCTTTAACAGTTTAATATAAGTTTTGttataaaacatgttttgttttgttttttaaattaaaatacatagaaaaatcTACTCTTACAAAAGACTagatttatttccccccccaactttttttttttttaagattacaGTGTGGAAGTGTGACAGGAGATGGCCATGGCAGGAAGGATCCAGTCAGGTGTTTGCTGGAGAAGAAAGTGACCTGGGGCTGGCTGTCCCAGGAGGGGTGCAGGCTCTTGTGCTGCCTCCCCCCTGACCCCACCAGCTGCTGTCACGACACGTAAGCTAATAAGTCTGGGCTGGAGGTTTGTTTCGCACTTGTTTCTCATTCCACGACCATGTAAACGggatataaatatttcaaacgCTTTCACCTTGACCACACTGTGATCGCTGTTGAGAAGACAACTGTTAAATAACTTTACAATAGCTTCCTTCAAGACTGCTAAGACCACACAGCTGCCACAAAACACGGGCAGACCCACGCCTGCTCTTCCCTCCGTCTGGAGCTTCCCAGGGTGGGCCAGCATGGGACCCCCAGCAGTTCAGCACACGCACGGCCCTTTGTGCAACAGGGCTTGAAACCTATGGGGAAAGGAGTTGCTGGGCTTTTTCTAGCTTCAAATATGGGAAGTGCTGCTCCAGAAGATGCTGGGTGGGTGCCTGGCCGTAACATGAAGCAGGGCAGAACCTTGTTTCTGGGAGGCCAAGCACAGCCAAGCGCACCCCATGCCTCATTCTGTACCTCAGGACTGTGCCAGGCTCCTATagcagcagcatcccagctCGGTGAGGTGGGGACCACCCAGCTCCAGCTTGTGTGCAGTTCTGATCCCTCCAGCCAGATAGCACAGCTGTCCCAAAAAAGCTGGAGAGGTGGAGGgagcacccagcagcttcccacTCCCGATCCTGGCTAAAAGCATCCGTCCAGCAAGAAAGAAGTCACAGAGCTGCGTGTCTCATGGGAAGAGGTGCCATGGCAGGAAGGGATGCCACTACCCCCCGGTCACGGATCCTGGTGGGTCCGGGGCACTGAGGTGGGTGAGGGGAGCGCACCAAAGCCTTCaccctctgcagccagcagccagctctcCAGCAAGCAGCCCAGTCTTGTAGCGGGCCTGGTGCTAGAAGCCAGCACCTGTCACACAGGGACTGGCCTCAGCTTCCCTGGGGGGAGACAGACACGCGAGGGTCACGCCAGGCCAAGGGCACGGCCATCACAGCCCAAGCCCAAGCCCTCGCCAGCGGTGTTTCGGCAGGCCCCGCGTGAGCTGGTCCCGCGAGCGTCCCTGCAAGTGGTGCAGCCCAGCACACCTGCCCTTGCAAGGCCGAAGCAGAGCCCTCCACCGGCTCCCAGGCACATACACTCACCTGGCAGCCACAGCTGCCCCTAATTCAGGCTGAAATTGAAGGGAAGAGAGGTTTAGCTgggggcactgctgctgccccacaACATCACTGCCCCTGTGTCCCACATGCAGCCAGAGCTGCCCGCAGAGGCTTTGCAACCCTGCACTGCCCTGTGCTGTGACAGGGTGCTCTTGGGGAAGTCCAAACCAGGCTCCTGACAGCTAATTAGCCATCAGTTAATGAGCTGATTACAGATCAGCTAGCTCCACTACACAGGCTTTGactgccagcagctggctgggaCGAGGCTGGTGGTGGGGAGCGTCCTCTGCCAGAGGGATGCTGGtcaggagcagcagggatgtGGAGCTGGGGCCGAGATGCCCCACCACCCACCTGAGGTCTGGAGCTTCCTGCGGATGGAGGTAGCACGGCCACTGGGTGGCCCTGGGCTGGGCGACGCATGGCCCCGGCTGGAGGATATTGCAGTCCCCGGCACGTCCCCCTGGGGAGAAGATGAGACATGGCCATCGGTCAGGTCGTGCTTCAGGGGCAGCCAGAGAGGAagggtgccagcagcaccttggttacctccagctgctcctggctgggccAGGACGCCAGCTCAGCCTTGCGAGAGATGGGGCCGAGCTCCACAGAGCGAACCCTCTCGGCGAACTTCAGGGAACACAGCGTCTCGCTGGTGTTCTTCTCGGCGGGGGAgacctgcagccagcaggagcagcagcgtgTCACCCCACTAGCCACCCACACTCCTCCCAggctctcctgccccagctctcgAGCATGGCAAATGCCACGAATGGCGGGGTCGTGCTATTATTAACCTGCCGCTCCTGAGACAGCCCTGTGCATCTGCACCCGAGCTGTCATCTCAGCCAGACATATATCCCTGTCACCAACTGCCCCTGCTTTAGGGATAGCCAAGAAAACTACAGCAGGTGGCAGCAGTTCATGCATCCCCCGACAGTGCTTGGTGCGGCTGCAGGCAGTcataggggctgggggcagagggcaAGGATGGAGCTACCAGAGCCCAGAGCCCTCCTGGCAAGAGGGGACAGGGAAACTTCTACACGGCAGGCCATGCTGATAGGATGGCATGTGCATTCccacagggagggagggatcaggcccagcagcaggaaaaggtgagccccctccccagcagggtGAAACTGCTCCAATCAGCTGATTTCCATGCCACGCATGCCCTGGTCCCCAGCCCCTACCTGCACCATCATGAGGGTCTTGCTGTCCCCGCTGAGCGAGTCCTGCAGCAGGTAGGTCAGCTTGGAGTTGCGGAAGGGCACGTGGCCCTGCCGGGAGCGCAGGGCATAGATCACGTCCCCCAGTGCTGATAGCGACTTGTTGATGTACTGCGCCTCGCGGAGCCGGCTGCCCTCCGCGCCTGACCGCCCGACACGCTCCGAGCCGGCCAGGTCCACCAGGTTCAGCTTCCCTGGGAGCACAGAGCCGCACCACAGCTTTTGACGGTGCTGCCGGCCCCTGCCCAGATGCCCCGGTGACGGGTCCAGTACCCACCTGTGGTGCGCAGCCCCGTGCTGCGGTCGAGGCCGTGGACAGTGACGATGAGGAGAGCATGAGAGCGGGAGCTGTGCTCGTTCAGGTTGGTGCACTCCGTCACCCGCTTGACATGGCCAAACTCAAAGACCTTGGGGGAGAGAGGCGGTCAGGCCAGGCCTGCCCCAAGCCCctcacagcccctgcagctgccaccGCCTCCAGAGAGCTCTGAAAGGTGCCTAAGTCCATCAGGGTGACGAGTGCTCCTCCGGCCTCAACCCCAGTGATGCATTGGAGGCAGGTGGTGAATGGCAGCCAGGGCGAACCAGTGGTGGTTGGTATCCTGCtaatccccccccagccacccaggccccacatatttatttttaacacccCTTCAACTCAtgcaaagagctgctgctcGTCTCATGGCAGGGTGTCGGCTGTATCCCACCCAGGGGTCTATTCTGGGCTCTTTCACTCCCCAGCACTTTGGAAATGCTTCTGAACCTGGGGTAACACCATACAGACCCCGGCAGAGcttccagctccctcctggTGTTGCCGTGAACCCAGCGGCAAATGCTAGCACGCCCTGAAGCCATCCTAAGGGGGGCTGCGCAGTAACTTGGTGccaccctcctgctcccctcacCTTGTTGATGTCCTCCACGCTCTGCACCCTGAACTCGGTCAGCCCGGGCACATAGAGCTGCCCACTGCCATCAGGGCACAGCTTGATCTCCAGCTTCTCCTGgggctccttccccagcaggtCCCTGGGAAGGGAGCACCCATTACTGCCCCGCAGGCatgtcgtgtccccccccccgctgtgTGCCACTCTGCACGCGCACCCGCATtgccagtgcccccagtaccctGTTCCAGCCCTGCGGGAGCCACTTCCAGCTCTGACAGAGCCACTTCCTCCTGGGATATTTCGTAGCCAATTTATAGACCTCAtctctccctgtccccactgCTTTCCTGTGTGCCCGCTAGGTATGTGACGCGGAGCAGATGCGCGCTTGGGGCATCTTCGCTAGGGCCGTTGCTGGTCCCCGAGACGCTAGCGAGCACCAGCGGCTGCTGCCATCACCCCCCGCAGCTCCCAGCTTCCTCCCACTGTCAGCATCCAGGCAGGGCCgcgggcagggaagggaaatgttTCTCATTCTCTCAGCTCCCAGTGTGCAGTTTCTAAATATAACAGCCAGAGGCTGGGGAGCCAGGGGCACGGGGGAGGTGTTTCAAACCCGCCGGAGGAAGACAAGGCAGGAGTCAGAGCCAGAGGGAGCCCATATAAGCAGAAGGAGCTCAAgggagagggagctgggagTGGTCCCAGACAAGCTCTTCGAACGAGTGGCATGcactggggaaaataaataaataaataaaaatccttacaTGGCCAAATCCAGGGCCTAAGGCCCTGAGATTATGATGCGCagccaaggcagagctggctccCAAGCGCCGTGCCCGTGCCCCGTGGAGGTAAAGAACCGCGCAGCACGGCGCCCCCCAGCAGAAAACTTCCAGCTGCCTGAGCCCCCGGCCCACCAGCTCCCGGCGTACCTGAGCGCCTCGTTGTAAATCTCAGCCACGCTGACGGTGATGGCGTAGTCCCAGTCAGATGCCTTGCTCCGCACctcagagaagagcagctgcagggcccGCTGGTTGATCCCCGGGTTTGCAGAGGTTCCCTGATAAATTGGGCAAGAAAGGGGGGGGAAGAAACAACCcgttgtgtgtttttttttttttttttttaagatgcggcaaagcagaagtaaagcccagaagctgcagcaacagccactctgagctggggctgcagagacCACGCAGGGCccgggcagagctggggcaagGTGGGGAGCCTCCGTGTGGTCACGTCCCCGATTCACCCCAGGACTGATCTAATGCCCAGCCTGGGTAAGCGAGGGCACCGAGACGCAGGGCACAGAGGGCAACGTGGGACAGGAAAccgaggaagaagaggaagacaaagCCAGGCAAAGTCACCTCCATTGTGTACGTTTTTCCTGCCCCTGTCTGTCCATAGGCAAATATGCAGACATTGTAGCCATCAATGCAGGAAGTAACCAGGGCCTGAACCTCTTGAAACACCTGTGGTGGACCAGGGAGCATTAAGGAGAAGTTGTCCACATCCCTCCAAGATGTCAGAGCTGCCACTGACAGCAGCACGTGGGCGCAGAGGTGACAGCACCCACCTCCTCCTGGGACGCCTGTGGTGGAAAGACCTTGTCCAGCTCAAAGGACACCTGCTTCCCCTTGTGCAGGAGGTGAAGGACGGCATCATCGTTGGCATCGAACGTCACCGCATTGGCTGCCTCCGGACCCTCACCGTCCTCCTTAGTGATGGGACGGACCCGACCGAAGACGCGGATGTTTCCTTGGCGGGGAGCAGAGACAGCGTTGGCCCCGGTGCACCTCATTGCCCCGCAACACCCGGAGATGCCACCGAACACTGGGTGGGACGAGCACCACCTCACCCGGCATCTTCCCGAGGCCACCGGGGTGGGGGTGCAGGCCCCCTGCCAGGATCAGCCACCTCCCCATGCACCTTTCAGCCGCACCAGCTCATTGTGGCACTTCTTGCGGAGCTGCAGCTCTCGACGGTACTTCCGCAGCAGCTCCCGGTTGGTGTTGTTCACCTCCTCGATGGCCTGGCCGATCTGGGTGCGAGGGCGGCGGCTCAGCAACCCCCTTGCACTCCCACTGCTCCGCGTGGGGAGTGGAGACAGGGTGtggaggggggcagcagggccaaCCCTGAGCTCACCTCAGCCCTGGCGCTCCGCAGGGTCtcctggaggagcagggggaagtCCCGGACCTGCCTCTTCAGGCTGTTGTAGTCATGGGTGAGGGTACGCAGCGCTGGCTGCAGCGTCAGCAGGTTGGTCCGGACACCTGTGGGCACAACCCGAGCGCGGGTGATGATGGGTGGCCCCAGCCCTACGAACCCCACAAGCCCAATGCCCTCCTCACCTGCCAGGTTTTCGTGCACCGCCTTCATCTCCACTTGGGCGCGGGAAAACGCCTCTTCAATGGCACGGTTTTTCTCATCCTCCATTGCCTGCATCTCCTCCAGCATCTGCCCGTGGGCCCGCTCCAGCTCAGACTCGTACATTGCAATCTGGGAGGGGGGTTGGTAGGGTGATGCCAGTGATGCACCCACTGCTGCACCACACAGCCCACCACAGCATGGCATGCTCAGGCACCCAGCCAAGGTGAAGCATGATGCAGGCAGGTGTTGCAGTGGCTTCATGTCTGGTTTACAACCGTTGCACTGCTACGGTTGGCTACCCATACCTGGGCCCGGAGCTGAGCTGCTGTCTTCtgggagctctgcagctgctgctccatctCCTTCAGCACCTGCCTCTGCATCcccacctgctcctgcaggtaCTGGTTTCGGGACTGGCTCTCTGACAAGGCCTGCTTCGCCTTGGTTGACTCCACCTCCACTGTCTTGATGATGTACTGAGGGAAACCACCCGGAGACGCTGCGCCAAGGGCCAGGGCTGCCCGTCCAGCAGCACCTGAGGGCCGGGACAGAGCCGGCATTGCCCCCGTAGGGCTAATTTACAAGGAGGGCTGCATTTAagggcagcacagcaccaccaACGCGCTCAGGCCAGGTGGGATTGGCAGCACCCACCAGACCCAATTACACACCCAGCCTGTCTCCCCTTGCCCAGGCAGGAGACAGTCCCGGCCAGCTCGGGGAGCTGGTGCAGAGCCCCACAGTGCTCACCTTTatctgctggggctgggacttGAGGCTGGCGATAGTCTCCTGGCTGTCCCGCAGCCGCCGGCTGAgccgctcctcctcctcggctCTCTCGGCCAGCGAGTCCTTGAGCCGCAGCTCCACCTCAGCCAGGCGGTTCGTCTTCTGCTGCACCTCCACGTCCAGCTCTGCCAGCTTGGCCCgtgcctcctctgcctcccgctgcagctgggacagccGCTCCTGCAGCCCCGCGTTCTCCTAGTCCCGAGACAGCTCAGCTGAGGCCGCGGTGCCCACCGGCGCCCGCCGTCCCACCAGCACCGCCGCCACCAGGGACTCACTTGGAGGTGGGTGCAGCCCCTGCACTGTGCCTGCTGCCGCCGCAGCTCCCGCAGCTCCCCCTCACGTGCCTTCATCTCCTGCCGCAGGCGCTCGTTCTCGGCTGCCAGCAGGTCCCGGTGCTTCTCCAGGTCCGTGCCGCCCTGCTGGGGGGAGAGGTTGAGCCTGTGACAGGGAGCCCCCGTGGCTGGAGCCCCCCGTGACCAGGGGGATTTCGCTGCATGCCATGGGGTGGTGGCA
The Anser cygnoides isolate HZ-2024a breed goose chromosome 12, Taihu_goose_T2T_genome, whole genome shotgun sequence genome window above contains:
- the KIFC3 gene encoding kinesin-like protein KIFC3 isoform X7; the protein is MLAARRSWAPGPAASAGAAWKRDPRPDGLAGEGLVPIPDGGYGGATSIPPRAGHHRARASSLHHEPGESRTPQLWLPVCRHTRVALPAWWHRQTLDARCSWGRFCSGKRASLPAPRPFPVIQKVVASMAHLQEEKLRLQEELLALQEKLAARKSEELAVSVQLQGQVENLKANLLDQAQEISRLRSELQGGTDLEKHRDLLAAENERLRQEMKAREGELRELRRQQAQCRGCTHLQENAGLQERLSQLQREAEEARAKLAELDVEVQQKTNRLAEVELRLKDSLAERAEEEERLSRRLRDSQETIASLKSQPQQIKYIIKTVEVESTKAKQALSESQSRNQYLQEQVGMQRQVLKEMEQQLQSSQKTAAQLRAQIAMYESELERAHGQMLEEMQAMEDEKNRAIEEAFSRAQVEMKAVHENLAGVRTNLLTLQPALRTLTHDYNSLKRQVRDFPLLLQETLRSARAEIGQAIEEVNNTNRELLRKYRRELQLRKKCHNELVRLKGNIRVFGRVRPITKEDGEGPEAANAVTFDANDDAVLHLLHKGKQVSFELDKVFPPQASQEEVFQEVQALVTSCIDGYNVCIFAYGQTGAGKTYTMEGTSANPGINQRALQLLFSEVRSKASDWDYAITVSVAEIYNEALRDLLGKEPQEKLEIKLCPDGSGQLYVPGLTEFRVQSVEDINKVFEFGHVKRVTECTNLNEHSSRSHALLIVTVHGLDRSTGLRTTGKLNLVDLAGSERVGRSGAEGSRLREAQYINKSLSALGDVIYALRSRQGHVPFRNSKLTYLLQDSLSGDSKTLMMVQVSPAEKNTSETLCSLKFAERVRSVELGPISRKAELASWPSQEQLEGDVPGTAISSSRGHASPSPGPPSGRATSIRRKLQTSGKLRPVPV
- the KIFC3 gene encoding kinesin-like protein KIFC3 isoform X5 — encoded protein: MCIKMAKAELFIHFLTAGPAEGSRGTSRLFPYTHGLEAGFFPLEIQVLGAPLGAGGGGSTGTGHLPGTSGLRGRRGRRIYFPLTARLLLQGPFHRSLGPRPSRPGRPRGAGDRPRARGRGCRRRGAAVLGTPVPCSQPAGAGLRDPPPLRELRGSGTLGQTVLPEKGWCPSLTEATEEPPASPHELATTVPGQAACTMNLEKAGGRFCSGKRASLPAPRPFPVIQKVVASMAHLQEEKLRLQEELLALQEKLAARKSEELAVSVQLQGQGGTDLEKHRDLLAAENERLRQEMKAREGELRELRRQQAQCRGCTHLQENAGLQERLSQLQREAEEARAKLAELDVEVQQKTNRLAEVELRLKDSLAERAEEEERLSRRLRDSQETIASLKSQPQQIKYIIKTVEVESTKAKQALSESQSRNQYLQEQVGMQRQVLKEMEQQLQSSQKTAAQLRAQIAMYESELERAHGQMLEEMQAMEDEKNRAIEEAFSRAQVEMKAVHENLAGVRTNLLTLQPALRTLTHDYNSLKRQVRDFPLLLQETLRSARAEIGQAIEEVNNTNRELLRKYRRELQLRKKCHNELVRLKGNIRVFGRVRPITKEDGEGPEAANAVTFDANDDAVLHLLHKGKQVSFELDKVFPPQASQEEVFQEVQALVTSCIDGYNVCIFAYGQTGAGKTYTMEGTSANPGINQRALQLLFSEVRSKASDWDYAITVSVAEIYNEALRDLLGKEPQEKLEIKLCPDGSGQLYVPGLTEFRVQSVEDINKVFEFGHVKRVTECTNLNEHSSRSHALLIVTVHGLDRSTGLRTTGKLNLVDLAGSERVGRSGAEGSRLREAQYINKSLSALGDVIYALRSRQGHVPFRNSKLTYLLQDSLSGDSKTLMMVQVSPAEKNTSETLCSLKFAERVRSVELGPISRKAELASWPSQEQLEGDVPGTAISSSRGHASPSPGPPSGRATSIRRKLQTSGKLRPVPV
- the KIFC3 gene encoding kinesin-like protein KIFC3 isoform X4, translating into MCIKMAKAELFIHFLTAGPAEGSRGTSRLFPYTHGLEAGFFPLEIQVLGAPLGAGGGGSTGTGHLPGTSGLRGRRGRRIYFPLTARLLLQGPFHRSLGPRPSRPGRPRGAGDRPRARGRGCRRRGAAVLGTPVPCSQPAGAGLRDPPPLRELRGSGTLGQTVLPEKGWCPSLTEATEEPPASPHELATTVPGQAACTMNLEKAGGRFCSGKRASLPAPRPFPVIQKVVASMAHLQEEKLRLQEELLALQEKLAARKSEELAVSVQLQGQQGGTDLEKHRDLLAAENERLRQEMKAREGELRELRRQQAQCRGCTHLQENAGLQERLSQLQREAEEARAKLAELDVEVQQKTNRLAEVELRLKDSLAERAEEEERLSRRLRDSQETIASLKSQPQQIKYIIKTVEVESTKAKQALSESQSRNQYLQEQVGMQRQVLKEMEQQLQSSQKTAAQLRAQIAMYESELERAHGQMLEEMQAMEDEKNRAIEEAFSRAQVEMKAVHENLAGVRTNLLTLQPALRTLTHDYNSLKRQVRDFPLLLQETLRSARAEIGQAIEEVNNTNRELLRKYRRELQLRKKCHNELVRLKGNIRVFGRVRPITKEDGEGPEAANAVTFDANDDAVLHLLHKGKQVSFELDKVFPPQASQEEVFQEVQALVTSCIDGYNVCIFAYGQTGAGKTYTMEGTSANPGINQRALQLLFSEVRSKASDWDYAITVSVAEIYNEALRDLLGKEPQEKLEIKLCPDGSGQLYVPGLTEFRVQSVEDINKVFEFGHVKRVTECTNLNEHSSRSHALLIVTVHGLDRSTGLRTTGKLNLVDLAGSERVGRSGAEGSRLREAQYINKSLSALGDVIYALRSRQGHVPFRNSKLTYLLQDSLSGDSKTLMMVQVSPAEKNTSETLCSLKFAERVRSVELGPISRKAELASWPSQEQLEGDVPGTAISSSRGHASPSPGPPSGRATSIRRKLQTSGKLRPVPV
- the KIFC3 gene encoding kinesin-like protein KIFC3 isoform X12 encodes the protein MAGPCLWPDLTAKESLLSPESRIRPEMSEEQGGTDLEKHRDLLAAENERLRQEMKAREGELRELRRQQAQCRGCTHLQENAGLQERLSQLQREAEEARAKLAELDVEVQQKTNRLAEVELRLKDSLAERAEEEERLSRRLRDSQETIASLKSQPQQIKYIIKTVEVESTKAKQALSESQSRNQYLQEQVGMQRQVLKEMEQQLQSSQKTAAQLRAQIAMYESELERAHGQMLEEMQAMEDEKNRAIEEAFSRAQVEMKAVHENLAGVRTNLLTLQPALRTLTHDYNSLKRQVRDFPLLLQETLRSARAEIGQAIEEVNNTNRELLRKYRRELQLRKKCHNELVRLKGNIRVFGRVRPITKEDGEGPEAANAVTFDANDDAVLHLLHKGKQVSFELDKVFPPQASQEEVFQEVQALVTSCIDGYNVCIFAYGQTGAGKTYTMEGTSANPGINQRALQLLFSEVRSKASDWDYAITVSVAEIYNEALRDLLGKEPQEKLEIKLCPDGSGQLYVPGLTEFRVQSVEDINKVFEFGHVKRVTECTNLNEHSSRSHALLIVTVHGLDRSTGLRTTGKLNLVDLAGSERVGRSGAEGSRLREAQYINKSLSALGDVIYALRSRQGHVPFRNSKLTYLLQDSLSGDSKTLMMVQVSPAEKNTSETLCSLKFAERVRSVELGPISRKAELASWPSQEQLEGDVPGTAISSSRGHASPSPGPPSGRATSIRRKLQTSGKLRPVPV